The genomic stretch GCCCTCCCGAAGGTGGGTCGGCAGGGGAATGTCCCGCCAATCACCTACCTGCCGGTGCTTGAGAGGGCCGATCAGGGGACCTTGCCCCTTCTTTCCTCGCGTCACCTGCCTGCGGACCCGTACGCGGTCGCTCAGGAAGTCACCTTCCCGCAGCGCGAGCATTTCGCCGGTACGCAGACCGAGAGCAGCCATGATCCACACGGACAGGGCCCAGTCACGGCGGAACTCATCCGCGATGTCCTGCACCTGCTGACCGGACGGCAACAGCGTCTCGTCCACGGCCTTACTGGGGAGCTTGGGGAGCTTGGCCCCGATGAACGGGCTCCGGGCAATGTCGCCGTTGATGACAGCCGCTTTGCAGACCGCCCGCAGGGGCGTCATGTAGGCGTCCACAGAATTGGCAGACAGACCGCCCACGGTCATAGACCGGCCCAGTTCTTCGATGTCTGCGGCCCGCAGGGACGACAGCAGGCGGTTCCCCAGAGCGGGGAAGATGTGGAGCCGAAACGCACGGTCGTAAGTGCCCTCTGTGTTGGGCGCCATGTGCTGACGCCCCATCCACTTCTCTGCGTAGGTTCGGACGGGAACGGCCCCGCGCTTGGGGTCGAGGTAGACCCCTTCCCGCTTGTCATTCTCCATCTTCACGCCGTAGTCGTTGGCCGCCTTCTGGGTCGGGAACGACTTCTCGCGCTGCCTACCGGCACGGCCACCAGGCTCGCGATACCGAACCGTCCAGGCGTGCTTACAGCGGCTCTGCGTGCAGGGGTACTCCTTGTGCTTCTTGTCGGTCTTGCACTTCTGGAAGGTCGTTGCCACGTGAGGTTAGTTGCTTTCTTGGTTCATGAGGTAATCAGTCACTTTGTCGAGATAGTCGCCTGTGACGATCTCCGCCGCCTTGGGTGTGAGCCGCCCTCCGGCCTTGCCTGGCACCGTGGTCAGCAGGTCCCGTTTCCGGGCCTCTTTCAGGTGGCCCCGGATCGTCTCGGGCCGCTTGTGGGCCAGTGCGGCAAGGTGTGCGGTGACGTTGGGGACGGCCTGAGAGACAGCCCGTACGTAGGACTCGGCCAGGAAAGCCAGATACGCGTCTGAGACCCCCTCGGAGTTCAGCAGCCAGCGCAAGCCCTCTCCTTCAGGGTCCTGCCCGATCTCACGCTCCGTGCTGGTCGGCCTCACGGAACGGAACTGCTCGCCTGCCTTCTTGAAGTCGATCTGTCGCAGCACCGTGGAAGCCACGCCGCCTTGCGTGTCGGCAGGGTCAGCGTCTGGGCGCGGGGTGATCAGCACCCGGGTGGGGCCGCTGGCCGGGTCTGCGTCAGCGGCCCAGCACAGCAGTACGCGCCACGGCCCGATGTCCTGCGTGATCTCGATGTGATCCGTCATACCCACACCTTACCACACGGGGTTGTCACACCTAGGTTTGCCAGACAGGGTTGACGCGGCGTAGTGTGAGAGATGGGGCGAGGGCCCCGCCGGTCAGCACAGAGGAGAAGCATTTGACGAAGCTGATGACCATTGACGACGTGGCCGAGGCCCTGAACGTGCCGAAGCACTGGTTGTACGACAACTGGAAGCGCGAGCAGATTCCGTTCAAGAAGATCGGGCAGAAACTCCGATGCCGCCCCAATGACCTTGATCGATGGATTGACCTACAGGCAGACGCATGAACAACTGACAGGAAACCACCACTAGGCCCCGGCCCAAGAAGCCGGGGCCTTTCTCGTGACAGGAGAAACATGCTTCATGTGTTCAATCCCGCTAAGGGGAACAAATGGCTGTACCTGGAGATGATCCGGGACCAGCGCACGGAGGGCGACCTAGACATTGGTCGGAACGGCATGGAATACGTGCTCGGCGTTCTCGCCCATTTGAACAATGCGACCGGCAAGACCTTCGTTGCCGACTCGACGATTGCCAAGCAGGCAGGCTACGCCGGAAACAACCACAAGTTCGGCGCCGTACGCGAGGTGATGCAGGACGCCGGATATCTTCACGTGTGGGGCAAGAAGGGGCGAGCGTTCGAGGTGTCGCTACTCGTGCCCGCAAGGCTCCACGAGCAGTACGAGGAACTGTCGATGAGTACCAGGAAGGTGCAGACACACCCCGGAGCTTCCCCCATGGGGGAACTAACTCACAACTCAGTACCCGGTACTCAGATCCCGGGACTCCAGACCCGGGACTCTAAATCTCAGGACTCAGTAACTCACGACCCGGAAGGTCGTGAACGTGGTGGAGATGAGACCTACTCTCATCCTGCTGAGGGCCGTGAAAACCGGCCCTCAATGTCCATAGCCTCGCCTGCCAGCTCTGCGCTGCGCTCCGAGCCGTCAGGCTCGGGCAAGACTGCTATTCCTGCCTCACCTAGGGTTCCCCGCAACCTGGTGTGTTGCGGGACAATCACCCACGGGCCTAGTTGCCCACACCGGGATACTCCCCCCTGGTGACCACCACAGTGGTAGGGACCTTGGTCCACGCCGGCCTCGGGACTAAAGTCCCGAGTTCCAGAGGCGGTGGTTCGGAATGGCGTTTGAACCCACTCTATCTATGTGGGAGAGAAATTTTTTTTCCGGCTTCGTGCCGCACAAGTGACCTTGCGGCACCTCTATATAAGTGGAGGGTGTTACGAAAGCGCTGATGTAACACCTCTATAGAAGTGAGGGTTAGTTACTCCGTCCTTCTCCCTTTGCCCGCTCGCTGCGAAGCGCCGGGCCAAGCTCAGTCAGGACGAGACCGAAACCGGTGGTGGTTGGCGGTAGAGGTCGGCGGGTTCGAATCCCGCTCTGAGCACTCGCAGGATTCCCGCTGCTGACGATCCGATCCAGACCCGGCGGGGGT from Streptomyces albofaciens JCM 4342 encodes the following:
- a CDS encoding tyrosine-type recombinase/integrase; this translates as MATTFQKCKTDKKHKEYPCTQSRCKHAWTVRYREPGGRAGRQREKSFPTQKAANDYGVKMENDKREGVYLDPKRGAVPVRTYAEKWMGRQHMAPNTEGTYDRAFRLHIFPALGNRLLSSLRAADIEELGRSMTVGGLSANSVDAYMTPLRAVCKAAVINGDIARSPFIGAKLPKLPSKAVDETLLPSGQQVQDIADEFRRDWALSVWIMAALGLRTGEMLALREGDFLSDRVRVRRQVTRGKKGQGPLIGPLKHRQVGDWRDIPLPTHLREGVAAHVAAYGTGPNGELFQTLTGTLVATTDYSTAFRKVIKTLGFDWSPHDLRHWFASTALSSGLPLLDVSRWLGHKSINETADTYGHLTPDSTGRAITVMDVAITQHRADLVLTTAA
- a CDS encoding helix-turn-helix domain-containing protein, which codes for MTKLMTIDDVAEALNVPKHWLYDNWKREQIPFKKIGQKLRCRPNDLDRWIDLQADA